From the genome of Sphingobacterium sp. UGAL515B_05:
GTATAAAGATAAGTATTGAACTAGAAGTGGTCTTGGGCCAATTATAGCCATATCTCCTTTTAGTACATTGATGAGCTGAGGGATCTCATCCAGTGACGTCTTTCTTACAAGCGAACCGATAGATGTTAATCTCGTTGCATCGGGGAGAAGATTTCCATTTTGATCTTTTTTATCATTCATCGTCTTAAATTTAATGATATTAAAAACACGTCCATTTAATCCCGGCCGTTTCTGAAAGAAAAATGGTTTTCCTCCATTGGAAAAATAAAGCCCTATTGTGATAATGAGAAAAATTGGACTTATAATAATCAAACCGATAAGTGCAATAAGAAAGTCAAAAAGCCTCTTGAAAAAATTTCTATACATCGTCTAATTCTCTATCTTTTAATAAACTTTTATATTCTTTCAATAGTGCATCCCAAACAATCTCTTGCTCGTAACGCTGTATTATCATATTTCTAGAATTTGCTTTCATCTGTGAATAAAATGCTTTATCGGTCACCATGATTTCCATAGCATTTTTAATCGCATCCGCATTCTTAACTGGAATAATTATCCCATTGTTTCCTTCTACAATTATTTCATTACAGCCATTTATATTTGATACAATGGCTGGCAATTCCATTGCTCCGGCTTGCATAACTACATTTGGAAACCCTTCTCTATAGCTAGGGAATACAAGTGCATGGGCAATAGCAAAATAAGGCCGAACATCTTTTTGAAATCCTACAGAAATTATATGAGGATTAATGGCAATTTCCTTTTGAGTATTCTCATTTAATGGATCAAGATCAGGTTCTTGCGGTCCGACTAATAATAATTTTACATCTGATCTTTCTAAAGTTGAAAATGCTTCAATCAGCTCATTTATTCCTTTGTCGCCAACTAAACGGCCTATAAAAACGAAAACAAAATCTTTCTCTTCTATTCCTAGTGTTGATCTCAATTCGGCCGATATGCTAGGATCAACATTTTCTTTTGAAAAGATTGATGTATTAATACCATTTGAAGAACCGTTCCCTAACACTTTAAGCTTCTCTTTAGAAGTATACTGATAACGAAGGATAAAATTGTATAATCCAACTGAATTTGGATAAATTTTTGTAGCGGATTTATAAGTCAATTTTTCAACCCAGTCTAAAACTTTACGCTTTATACCATTTGCTTCCATCAATGGCATACCTGCAACAGTATGTAAACGTATAGGTACGCCAGCCAATTTGGCGCCCAACATACACACGATCCCAGCTTTTGGGGTATGTGAATGTACAATAATAGGATTTTCACTTTTACATAATCTATAGAATTTCCATAAGGAGACTAAATCAGCAATAGGCGAAATTGTCCTTGTCATATTTATCTCTTTTATAGAAATTTTTTCAAGAACTTGAACATCTCTCAGGTCCCTTCCACCTGAAGAAACACCGATTACATCAAATCCATTTCTATTCATAAAAGAAAGTTGTCCCTTTAACAACACCTTAAGTGAAATCGGAACAGTAGTTGCTCGGATTAGTTTATGCATTTAAATGAATATTAATTTTACTTATGAAATTAGTTATCGATCGTTCTTCTAAAAAGGAGTCAAAAATTTCGCGATTTCCTAAAGTATCATTCATTAATGTATTTTCTATATTCATTGCTAGTTCGCTACTATCACCAACAACACAAGTAGAAATTCTAGGAATATCTTCTATCCCACCCGCACATAATGTAGAAATCACTTTCTCATTCTGTGACATCATTTGTAAAAGTACATTAGGGAAGCCCTCTATTATAGAAGATACAACACATGCTTTTGCTTTTCGAAAATATGGATATACGTTACTTTGAAATCCCAATAATTTAACATCATCAAATACGCCTAGATCTACTGCTAACTGCGTTAAATCATCCCTTAAATTTCCCTCTCCGAGAATAACCAATTTCATATTCATTCCCCTATTTTTCAATATTGAGAACGCTTTAATCAAAATATCAAATCCCTTCTCGGGAATCAGACGCCCCGCCGAAACAATAAAATTCGTATCTAATAATGAAGAATCTATTTCTCCATGATATATACTGGCCAAATTTATAGGATTGGGTATTACCACAATATTTATCTTTTCATCCAAATGTGGTAAAGCAGAAATCAATTGATTTTTCATAAATTCAGTTTGACAAATAAGTAGACTTACCTTGCTATAACCAACCTTATATAAAAACCTAAAAAAAGCCAGCTTTCTACCAGAAAATCGCTTAAAAATTGACGTAGATTCTCTAGCTATAAAATTTTCAACCTTTATGAATTTAAACTTAATCATTAAACCTGCAAAGGATGTCAGATGAACATGAGACGTATATACAAAATCGTAGACTTTATTATT
Proteins encoded in this window:
- a CDS encoding glycosyltransferase translates to MSNRILILLPNDQLGGAEQHLMNVANYYLQRDFYVEVRFLTQEKTGAWRRLRGNLNLIFTNAKAEKNGIVKFFRNIISNNNKVYDFVYTSHVHLTSFAGLMIKFKFIKVENFIARESTSIFKRFSGRKLAFFRFLYKVGYSKVSLLICQTEFMKNQLISALPHLDEKINIVVIPNPINLASIYHGEIDSSLLDTNFIVSAGRLIPEKGFDILIKAFSILKNRGMNMKLVILGEGNLRDDLTQLAVDLGVFDDVKLLGFQSNVYPYFRKAKACVVSSIIEGFPNVLLQMMSQNEKVISTLCAGGIEDIPRISTCVVGDSSELAMNIENTLMNDTLGNREIFDSFLEERSITNFISKINIHLNA
- a CDS encoding glycosyltransferase family 4 protein; this translates as MHKLIRATTVPISLKVLLKGQLSFMNRNGFDVIGVSSGGRDLRDVQVLEKISIKEINMTRTISPIADLVSLWKFYRLCKSENPIIVHSHTPKAGIVCMLGAKLAGVPIRLHTVAGMPLMEANGIKRKVLDWVEKLTYKSATKIYPNSVGLYNFILRYQYTSKEKLKVLGNGSSNGINTSIFSKENVDPSISAELRSTLGIEEKDFVFVFIGRLVGDKGINELIEAFSTLERSDVKLLLVGPQEPDLDPLNENTQKEIAINPHIISVGFQKDVRPYFAIAHALVFPSYREGFPNVVMQAGAMELPAIVSNINGCNEIIVEGNNGIIIPVKNADAIKNAMEIMVTDKAFYSQMKANSRNMIIQRYEQEIVWDALLKEYKSLLKDRELDDV
- a CDS encoding sugar transferase; this encodes MYRNFFKRLFDFLIALIGLIIISPIFLIITIGLYFSNGGKPFFFQKRPGLNGRVFNIIKFKTMNDKKDQNGNLLPDATRLTSIGSLVRKTSLDEIPQLINVLKGDMAIIGPRPLLVQYLSLYNERQRRRHEVRPGITGWAQVNGRNTISWEKKFELDVWYVDNLSLLTDLRIFLMTFKKVFKSEGISAEGHATIEPFNGQN